TCATATTTTTTTCGCACTTTATCCTCCTTTTGTACTCTGACTCACTAGCCATAATAAGATCACTAAAACTAACAGATTAATCATTTTAAAGTCAAAAGTATTAGACTGTTAGCATGTGAAATATTAGGATACTATGTGATACTTTCAGGTACTAAACGATATTATAGACGATTAAAGATGATTTTCTGATATTTAACAGTGAGCATCACAAATTATCTAAAAATAACCATTAATCCCGTATAATAATTTAAGCTTTGAAGGCAGGACAGGTAAGGTGGGCCCACTTTTTTAAAGTGGACGAGCTTACGACCTGCTCCCTGTGGGAGAAGAGCTTATTCGCCTGCGTCTCAATGCTGGGAATGTGAGAAATTTGAAGCAGATCAAAGCGGCAGTTTTAGTAAATAGAGAGTTGCTACAATTCTATTGGGAACTTGGGGCAGATATTATTGATCAGCAAAAAGAGTCCACTCTGTCGTTAAATCGTGTTGAAGCTCGGTGATTATCGCAAATTCTTGCAAGTATGGAAAAGTTGGGCTGGGAGTTTACGTAATTGTGACGAGGAGGAAGGAAAAAAAATTCAAAGGTCTTCAAGCAAGAAGTAAGCAATCCGCAAAAATGAGTATGCAGTTACTTAGAAAGGTACGAATTTAGCTACGATAGATTTTTAGATGGGTATGGATAAAGTTTGTGAAATATTAACAAAAATATGATGTTTAATACCTTATATGAACCTATGTGCAGATATATCAAGATATGTTCTTGCTTTGAAATGAGTCTTGAAATAATAGGGTGGCTGCTAGGTTTTTACCTAGCCCATTATTTTATATTTAAGGGTAGGGTGAGGAATAATGAAAATTTGCAAGATCACAGTCGAAAACTTTCGTTTGTTAAAAGATTTTTCCATTGATTTAGAAGATGAACTTTCATTAGTTGTTGGAAAGAATAATGTAGGTAAAACTTCTTTGCTGACTGTATTAGAAAAATTTTTGGGTTCAAAGTCCAAAGGTAGTATAGCTTTTGATGATTTCAATATTGAGTTTAAAAATTATCTCTACAAATTAATAGAAGATAAAGATGCCAACATTGAAGAAGGGGAACAGTTGGGCATTAAGCTTAGACTTTATATTAAATACAATGAAGATGATGACCTATCAAATATAAGTTCTGTCTTAATGGATCTTGATCCAGAAAATAACTATGTTATTTTAGGTTTTGACTATTTGTTTAAGAATATTGCTTTGCAGCAAGCTAAACAGGATTTCGCTGTTTTTGTAGAAAAAAAAGGTGCGGAAAAAAAATGTGATCTAATACGTTTGTTTTTGAGTAAGAAATATTCAGATTATTTTGATTTAGATATAAAGTCTTTAGCCTATAACATTAAATCCTCTGCAATTAGCGAAGATGTTTTTATTAGCTTGCTTAAGGAGAATATTTCTTTAAAAAATATTTTGAATTTTCAATGTATTAGTGCCCGGAGAGATGTTTCTAATAAAGGGAATGAGGGTTCTCTTTCCTCGCAAACATCTGAAATTTATAGACGAATAGAATCAAGTGATGATCAAAGTAAGACTGTTGATGACTTTCAAGAGAAATTGGCTGAAACGGATTATGAGCTTACCGGGATTTATTCGAAGCTGTTTCAAGATGTAATTGAGAAGGTTCGTAAATTCGGAGGGATTGTAAGTGATGAGTCTGCCATAGAGATTGTCTCTACTTTGCAACATAGAGAGCTTTTAGCTGAAAATACTACTGTTACATATACTCATGGCGATGAGTCGTTGCCAGAGCACTATAACGGTCTTGGGTATATGAATTTGATAAGTATTATTTTTCAAATCGAAATTCTTGTAACAAAATTTAGGCGAAGCAAGAAGGAAAAGCCAGCTGATATTAATTTGCTATTTATTGAGGAGCCAGAAGCTCATACTCACCCGCAGATGCAGTACATATTTATTAAAAATATTAAGTCACTACTTGCAGAGGGCATTGTTCGTGAAGATGAGGATAATCGAAAGCTGCAGTATGTAATAAGTTCTCATTCATCTCATATTGTCTCTGAAAGTGATTTTAATGATATTAAATATTTAAAGAAAGAAACTTCTAATTCTGTGGTTGCAAGAAACTTAAGTGATTTAGAAAAGTATTACACGGAGAAAGGAGAAGAGAAACAATATCGATTTTTAAAGCAATATCTAACCCTCAATCGGGCTGAGTTATTTTTTGCAGATAAAGCAATTTTGATTGAAGGAGATACTGAAAGAATTCTACTTCCGGCAATGATGAAGAAACTTGATCAAGAAGAAAGTGAGAATGCACTACTGTCTCAAAATATTTCTATAGTTGAAGTTGGTGCTTATTCTCATATATTTGAAATTTTTATTGATTTTATAGGCATGAAAAAGTGCTTGATAATTACAGATGTTGATAGCTGTTTGATGGATCCTCAGTTTGAAGATGATGAAAAAAAGGTTCCAAAAAATAACGCAGAAGGGACACAAAAGACGGTAGTTAAAGCCTGCCCTGTGCTACATCCCGAGGCTTCTATTACATCTAATTATTCTTTACTTCATTTTCATAATGTTTTGAGAGAGGGGAGTTTAGATTATTTCAAAAAACTTCCATTGGAGGAAAAGGTTCTCAATGTAAAAGATGGCGCTAGAGTTTCTGATATTGATGGTAATATTTTGCTTGTATATCAAACAGAGAGTGATGGATATTATCCTCGAAGTTTTGAAGACGCTTTTTTTCATATAAATATGGATTTCTTGCAGGATGATAAAAATGATTTTGAGTCTCTTACAAAGAAGTGGTTTAAGGACTTTTGTTCTGGGAAGATTGATTCATATTGCCTTGCTGAAAAAGGGGTAATTAAAAAGCCCTCACTGGCAATAGAAATCCTTTTAAATAGCAATAACGATGAAGCTGAAAATCAATTTAGCAATTGGAAAATTCCTATTTACATTCGGGAAGGTTTAGAATGGCTTCGCAAGTAAAAGAACCAATCGACGATTTTAAGCAAATCATGGAGCATATTGCTCAGGATAATAATTTTCTGCTGAGCGGTGGAGCTGGGAGTGGTAAAACCTATTCGTTGGTTCAAGTAATAAAAAGGGTTTTAGAAATATTTCCTACTAAGACTGTTGCTTGTATGACTTACACCAATGCAGCCGTTCGAGAAATTAAAGATAGGGTTGGGCACTCCAATCTACATGTTTCAACTATACATGAGTTTTTGTGGAGTAATATTAAACACTTTCAGAAAGAGCTCAAAGCTACGTTAGTTTTACTTGTTAATGATGAGGAGTGTCATCAAATTAAAGCTATCGGCCCCACACCATTGTCAGATGACTATTTCGATCAATGTGATGATGGCATTCAGTACAAAGAGTTTGTTAAAATAGGGAATGGAATTATATCTCATGATGAGCTTCTTATTGTCGCTAATAAAATGTTTAGTTCTTACCCCCTCTTATGCGGTATAGTTAAAGATAAATATTCATTCATATTTGTTGATGAGTATCAAGATACGCAGCAAGGAGTTGTAGAAATACTGCTTGAACATTTAGATAATAGTCCTAAAAAATGTGTTCGTGGTTTTTTTGGGGATGCCATGCAGTCAATTTACACTGGGCGTGGAACAATTCTAGATGTCTATAAAGACAATGGTAAACTTTATGAAGTTAAGAAAGAACAAAATAGACGCAATCCTCAGTTCGTCATCGAACTCGCAAACAAGTTAAGAACCGACGGATTAGTGCAACGCCCGTCAAATGATTTAACAGCTCCTAATATGACCCATGATGGAAATGTTAAGTCTGGAAAAATTAGTTTTCTTTATTCTGCAGATGAAATTGCTGGTCTTGAAAAAACTAAAAATTATTTAGGGTGGATTTTTTCAGATGTTGAACAAACAAAGGAGCTGAACTTAACTCATAACTTGATGGCTACTAAAGCAGGTTTTCGATCTTTGATGGACATTTATAATGGGGATAAAATTTTGG
This genomic window from Maridesulfovibrio ferrireducens contains:
- a CDS encoding ATP-dependent endonuclease, whose protein sequence is MKICKITVENFRLLKDFSIDLEDELSLVVGKNNVGKTSLLTVLEKFLGSKSKGSIAFDDFNIEFKNYLYKLIEDKDANIEEGEQLGIKLRLYIKYNEDDDLSNISSVLMDLDPENNYVILGFDYLFKNIALQQAKQDFAVFVEKKGAEKKCDLIRLFLSKKYSDYFDLDIKSLAYNIKSSAISEDVFISLLKENISLKNILNFQCISARRDVSNKGNEGSLSSQTSEIYRRIESSDDQSKTVDDFQEKLAETDYELTGIYSKLFQDVIEKVRKFGGIVSDESAIEIVSTLQHRELLAENTTVTYTHGDESLPEHYNGLGYMNLISIIFQIEILVTKFRRSKKEKPADINLLFIEEPEAHTHPQMQYIFIKNIKSLLAEGIVREDEDNRKLQYVISSHSSHIVSESDFNDIKYLKKETSNSVVARNLSDLEKYYTEKGEEKQYRFLKQYLTLNRAELFFADKAILIEGDTERILLPAMMKKLDQEESENALLSQNISIVEVGAYSHIFEIFIDFIGMKKCLIITDVDSCLMDPQFEDDEKKVPKNNAEGTQKTVVKACPVLHPEASITSNYSLLHFHNVLREGSLDYFKKLPLEEKVLNVKDGARVSDIDGNILLVYQTESDGYYPRSFEDAFFHINMDFLQDDKNDFESLTKKWFKDFCSGKIDSYCLAEKGVIKKPSLAIEILLNSNNDEAENQFSNWKIPIYIREGLEWLRK
- a CDS encoding ATP-dependent helicase; this encodes MASQVKEPIDDFKQIMEHIAQDNNFLLSGGAGSGKTYSLVQVIKRVLEIFPTKTVACMTYTNAAVREIKDRVGHSNLHVSTIHEFLWSNIKHFQKELKATLVLLVNDEECHQIKAIGPTPLSDDYFDQCDDGIQYKEFVKIGNGIISHDELLIVANKMFSSYPLLCGIVKDKYSFIFVDEYQDTQQGVVEILLEHLDNSPKKCVRGFFGDAMQSIYTGRGTILDVYKDNGKLYEVKKEQNRRNPQFVIELANKLRTDGLVQRPSNDLTAPNMTHDGNVKSGKISFLYSADEIAGLEKTKNYLGWIFSDVEQTKELNLTHNLMATKAGFRSLMDIYNGDKILAYCKRVKDYIKKNSIGDDFSGKTFQEVVEFLLPIGKKAVLPTKTMKVFIDGNVDLYQTAMDLDFYIISSLYVDKDQLLDDKKQDPVDEAKKGSKRDDLIRHLFRLQHNIHLYQTGQYNYFIHATDYKKKLISVSAKKELKANMDSLIEVGEKTIEMVIDEADSNGICKKDDRLEKFISSKSYLYNRVKSVRFSEFQKLYEYLEGYTPYSTQHKTKGTEFENVLVVLDNGKWNDYNFEQLFDNSAGRTASVLERTQKIFYVCCTRAKENLAVYFHSPSEAVVNQAKVWFGEDNVINLDTGVKEL